The Persephonella sp. genome contains the following window.
TACTTTCTCTGTCTATTCTGAGTAGTTGCTGACTTACAGCTATTATTCTGGTTTTTTCTGTGGTTGGTCTGTTTTTATCAATAATGTTAACAGGCTTTATATTTTTTTCTAAAAGAAGCTTTTCAAGGAGTTTTCCATTTTCATCTTCCCCAATAACACCTGATATATAAGAGGAGGCTCCCAGTGTAGATATATTCCATGCCACATTTGATGCACCACCGGGGTTATAGGTTTCCTTTTTTACTTCAACTACAGGAACAGGAGCTTCCGGAGAAATCCTTTCAACCTCACCCCATACATACTTATCTAAAATCAGGTCTCCAACTATCAGAATGGATTTTTCAGGAAATTTTTGTATTATTTCCTTTGCCCGCTTTTTTGTAATCAATTTTCACCTTTAAAGCTGTGGTTTATGGAAAGAGTATAGATGTATCAGACAGATTTTTCAAAATATATTCTTCATCTCTGCCAGTCATGAGATTAAAATTTTGAACTGCCTGTGTTGAAGCACCTTTTCCTAGATTATCAATCGCAGTTATTACAACTGCCTGTCCGGTTTTTTCATCTTTATCAACATAGATATCGCAGTAGTTAGAACCAATAACATTTTTTATCTGTGGAGGAGTATCACAAAATCTTATGAAGGGCTCATATCTATACTCAAGTCTATATAGTTCCACAAGTTGCTGTTTGGAAAGATTTGTTTTGTAAATAACAGTTGATGTCATTCCTCTTGATACAGGAAGAATATGCGGAGTAAATCGGACAGTTATAGAGTCTCCATAAATATTTTTCAAAACATCTTCCATCTCCGGTATGTGTCTGTGTTTTATTGGGGAATATGCATAAGCGTTTCCAAAAGCTTCAGGGTAATGAAATTGTTGTTTAAGGCCTCTACCTGCACCTGATATACCGGAAAGAGCATTAACCACAACATTGTTTTCTGCGATTACTTTTTCTTTTACTGCAGGATATAAAGCAAGTAACGTTGCTGTAGGATAACAACCAGGATTTGCAACAATATCTGCTTGTCTTATCTGTTCCCTGTATATTTCAGGTAAACCATAGGCAGCTTTAAGGAGAATATCAGGGTATTTATGCTCAAATTCATAGTATTCAGGATAAGCTGCAGGATTTTTTATTCTGTATGCAGCAGATAAATCTACTACTTTTTTATTCTTTTCTAAAAGTTTTTTTACCAGTTCCACAGATGGTTCATGGGGAAGACACAAGAAATAAAAATCAGAGGCTTCAATATCTGTTTCTTCAGAAAATATAAGGTCTTTTAGTTTTGATGATGAAAAGTGGGGGAATATTTCCTTGAGTTTTTTGCCAGTATATTGACGGGAAATAATTTGATTTATTTCTATATCCGGATAAAGTTGCAAGACTCTAAGGAGTTCTACTCCTGTGTATCCTGAAGCACCAACAATAGCAATTTTCATAAATTAAAACTCCGGAGTTTTATATTAAAAGTATTCGGCAGAAAAGAAAATGTCAAATAAGAAGGGGGAGTATATCCCCCGTAAAAGAGTATATTAACGTTTGGACCATCTGTATTTTGCCCTTGCACCCATCTGAGCGTATTTCTTTCTTTCTTTGATTCTTGCATCCCTTGTAAGAAGACCTGCAGATTTAAGGGATGGTCTGAATTCCGGGTTGTATTCTAAAAGTGCCTTTGCAATACCATACATTATAGCTTCAGCCTGTGCAGGCTTTCCGCTACCTTTTACTGTTGCATAAACATCAAACTTTCCAAGTGTTTCTGTAACAACAAAAGGTCTATTTATTTTTTCTATAAGGATATCTCTTTCAAAGTATTCTTTTCCTTCCCATTCTTTTCCCGAAGAACTTTTTACATATAGTTTCCCTTCACCTGGGAAAATCCAAACCCTTGCAACTGCTTCTTTCCTTCTTCCTGTTCCGTATTTGGCAACTTTTGGGTCTATTTTTACTATCTCAGCCAAGGTTTATACCTCCGTCCTTTAAAAGTTTTTCCAGAGAGCTGTAAGCTCTTCAAGATTTTTTGGATTTTGAGCGTGATGCTTATGCTCATTTCCTGTATAAACTTTTAATCTTTTCATATATCTTTTTTGGAGTTTGTTTTTAGGAAGCATTCTTTCTACAGCCAGTCTAATAACCTCTTCTGGTTTGTGTTCAAGCATCCATTGTAGAGTTCTTACTCTAAGACCACCTGGTCTGTGGGTGTGGTATTGATAAAGTTTGTCTGTAAGTTTTTTACCTGTAACCTGAATTTTATCCGCATTAAGAACTATAACAAAATCTCCAACATCAACATCAGGCTGGAAGTAAGGTTTATGTTTACCTCTTAAAACATTTGCAATAAGTGTTGCAAGTCTTCCTAAGTTTTTACCTGTAGCATCAATTACATACCAATCTCTTTTAACATCCTCTTTGCGAACGTGATATGTTTTCATTATCCTCCTCTTTCTTCTTAAGTATTGTCTAACAAGTCAAAAATTATTACATATTAAGGACTTTTTGTCAATTATGTTCCAGGAACTATAACTCCGTAGTTTCCTGCTTTTTTTCTATAAATAACATTAATCTCTCCTGTTTCTGCATTTCTGAATGGTAGGAAAAAGGCTCCGGTTTCCTCAAGAACCATCATGGCATCTTCAACAGTTAATGGTTTTTCAAGTGGCATTGGTTCCTGAACTATTAAAGGTCTTTCTATACTTTCTTCCTGTGGCATTTGCATTTTTAATTTTTCTGCCCTTGCCAGTCTTCTTGCTTCTTCTTTTCTTCTGCTTTTGAGTCGGACAAGTTGTCTTTCAACCTCGTCTATAACAAAATCTATAGCTGAATAAAGGTCATTACTTTCTTCCCAAGCGTGAATTACACCACCACCGGGAGTATTAAAATATATGTCTATATCAACTCTGTTTCTGTGCCTGTGCTTTTCAAAAGTATAAGTAACCCTTACATTAACTGAATCCTCAGCGACATCAATGTCTTTAATGTAGGGTTTAAGTCTTTCAAGTTTGTGTTCTGTGTAACTTTTAATAAAGTCTGTAACATCAATACCTTTTCCAACATGTTCTACTTTCATCTTCCTATCCTCCTTGTTCTTGAATCTGGTATATTTAACTGTTCTCTATATTTTGTTACTGTTCGTCTTGCAACATTTATTCCCTGACTTTTTAAAATATTCGCTATTTTTTGGTCACTGAGGGGTTTTTTCTTGTCTTCTTTTTCTATTAACTCGGCAATCATATATTTTACTTTTTCTGCAGAGACATCGCCACTGGAAGAAGAAAGTTTTGTTGAGAAGAATGCTTTTAATGGAACAACTCCGGAAGGCAATTGAGCATATTTACCTGAGATTATTCTGCTTACTGTAGATTCATGAAGGCCTACTTCATTTGCAACATCTTTCAAAATAAGAGGCTTCAAATATTCTTTACCTTTTCTTACAAAATCTGCCTGATAGTTTATAAGGAATTCTGCAATTTTTTTAAGATTTTCTCTCCGCTGTTCTATACCTTTTATTATTCCTATTGCTTTTTGTAATTTTTCATCAAGGAATTTTCTGGTTTCTTCAGGCAAATTCTTATCTGATATGAGTTTTCTGTATTCGGTGGTAAGTTTTAGTTTAGGAAGTCCTTTTTCATTTATATGAATCTCAAAACTATCCCCGTTATCATATACATATATGTCAGGTTCAATATATGTTGTTACTTCATCAGAAAATGGGTAAGTAGGATAAGGTTTTAATGTTTTTATGTTTGAAAGTATGTAATCTACTTGCTCTTCAGGATATTTTTGTTTCAGTTTTTCCGGATATGGTATCTCCTCAAAATTCTGGTAAATAATCTCCTTTGCCAACTGGTCATTTCCGAATATCTCAGAATACTGAACCCACAGACTTTCTTTTATATCAAAAGCACCTATACCTGTAGGCTCAAGTCTCATAAATTTCTGTCTTGTTGCTTCTACTAAAGCAACAGGAACATTTAGTTTGTTGGCAATTTCTTCAAGAGAAATATCTAAAAATCCTTTTTCATTAAGGTTTCCTGCTATTTCTTTTGCTATTTCTTTCTTTTCCCCTTCAAATTCAAGCTCAATCTGAAATTCAAGGAGTTCAAGTAGGTCTGGTTTATGGACAAGTTTGTTAGAAAGCCTTTTTTCTTCATCTTCGTCATAATATTTTGATAAATCTCTTATAGGTTCATATTCAGGTTCTAATGTATTAATTTCCTCAAGGAAAGGATTTTCCTCAAGCTCATGTCTAATTGTTTCTTGAAGCTCTAATTTTGGTAAGACCAGCAAAGCAAGCTGTTGCTTCAGACTTATGGTTAAGACTAACTTATTTTGAAGTTTTACCTGAATAGTTGTTTTAAGCATTGTTCATTCTGTTTATTATTTCTTCTATGGCTTTTTTGCTATTTTCTGCTTTTAATATAGGTCTGCCAACGACCAGTATATCTGCTCCCTGGGACACTGCAAATTCAGGAGTTGCTATCCTTGTTTGGTCATCTGTTTTGACAGATGTCAGTCTTATTCCCGGGGTTACAGCTATAAAATTTCCTATTTCTTTTTTTAATTTTTTAACCTCAAATGGAGATGAAACGATACCATCTATACCGGTATTAACTGCTATTTTAGCAAGTTTTAATGCAAGTTCTTCAAGTGAATATTTTGAGCCTATGTAGTTTATATATTCTTCTGAATGACTGGTAAGAATAGTTACCCCAAGAAGTTTTAGGTTTGAATCTCCCCTTGCCTCAACGGCAGCCTTTAACATTTCTTCTCCACCGAGGGTATGGATTGTCAGATAATCAACATTTAAAGAGATTGCAGATTTTACACCATTAAAAACTGTGTTTGGAATGTCGTGTAATTTCAAGTCTAAAAAGACTTCAAAGCCCATATCCTTTATTTTTTGGACAAGGCTTTTCCCTTCTTTTATAAATAACTGATATCCTATTTTTATTATTATGTTGTAGCCCTCTATATCTTCTAATATTTTCAGGGCTTCCTGTGATTCAGGAACATCAAGGGCTAAAGCAAGTCTCCCCACAGATAACTCCTTATACAATTTTTATACCAATTTAATTTTAATAATAGTGTAAGCCAGAGGAAATTTCAATCTGTATAGGCAAGTTCAATTGCCTTTTTAATGTCCTCAAATAGTGTTATCTCAGCATTTGGATTTCTCAGGACATAGGCAGGGTGATATGTCAAATAAAGGAGTTTTCCATTCCAATTTATTACTGAACCTCTTTCTTTGGTTATAGCAACCTGCCTTCCAAGAAATGCCCGTGCTGCTGTAGCTCCCAAAAGACATAAAACCTTTGGATTAATTATCTGAAGTTGTCTTTCAAGATATGGAAAACATGCTTCCATCTCCCAGGGTGTCGGAGTTCTGTTGCCTGGTGGTCTGCATTTACAGATATTTGTTATGTAAAATTCCTCCCGTTTATGACCTGTAGCTTCTATCAGTTTTGTTAAAAGTTTTCCTGCTCTTCCAACAAAAGGTCTTCCCTGCTTATCTTCGTCTCCTCCAGGAGCTTCGCCTATGAACATAAGCTCGGCTTCTGGATTTCCTTCTCCTAAAACTGCCTGCGTTCTGCTTTGATAAAGGTCGCATTTTTTACATTCCTGAATCTCTTTATTTATTTTTTCAAGCTCTTTTATTTTCTCTTCAATACTATTTTTCATCCCTTTCTCCGTGTATATATATTCGTATCCAAGTTCCTGCAGGATTTTAAGATGTTTTTTTAGTTGTTCATTCATTTTAATGCCTCAACAGCCTGCTGTATATTTTTTACTTTTATCAGATTTTTATTATTCATATCTATATTTGCAGGGACAACTATTTTTGTGAAACCAAATTTTTCTGCCTCTTTAATCCTGTGCTCTGTGTAATAAACAGACCTTACCTCTCCGGTCAAACCCAATTCTCCAAAAGCCACAAGATTTTCCGGAACAGGTGTATTCCTCAGGGATGATATTATAGCAAGGGCTACAGGTAAATCTGCTGCAGGTTCTCTTATATCTATTCCTCCTACAATATTTACAAATATATCCCTGTCTTTAAGAAATATTCCAAGCTCTTTTTCAAGAATTGCCGTTATTATTGATAGTCTATTTATATCAAATCCCTGTGTTTTTCTTTGTGGAACAGCATAAACTGTTTTTGATACAAGTGCCTGGATTTCAACTAAAACAGGTTTTGAACCTTCTGTAAATGGAAATATAACGCTGCCTGGTTTACCCTGAGGTCTTTCGGCAAGGAAAAATGAGGATGGGTCTGCAACTTCTTTGAGACCTTTTTCTTCCATTGAAAATACAGATAGCTCTCCTGCAGCTCCAAATCTGTTTTTTATGATTTTCAGAACTCTATAAGCATGACCTCTTTCCCCTTCAAATTGTGCAACTGTATCAACTATATGTTCTAAGACTTTAGGACCGGCTATATTTCCTTCTTTGGTTACCTGTCCTACAAGGACAACAGGAATACCTTTTTGTTTAGCAATTTCTGTAAGTCTTCTGCTAACCTCTCTTACCTGTGAAACAGAACCTGCTATTGACTCCAGCTGTGTGGAATATATTGTTTGAACTGAATCCACAATAACAAAGTCCGGTTTTTCGCTTTCTATGGCATCAAGTATATTTTCAAGGATATTTTCAGATAGGATGATAAGATTTTCTTTTAATGCCTGAATTCTTTCTCCCCGCAGATAAACCTGATGGGCTGATTCTTCCCCTGTAGCATAAAGAACTTTTGAATTATCTGCCATACTAGAGGATATTTGGAGTAAGAGGGTTGATTTTCCTATTCCCGGTTCCCCTGATATGAGAATAACCTGTCCTTTAACAATTCCTCCTCCTAATGCTTCATCTAGGGTTCTTATCCCTGTTGAAATCCTTTCATATTTTTCTTCTATTTTTGCTTTTGTAATAGGAACTGGCCTTGAATATTCTTTCCTTTCAGGTCTAAATGATTTATTAGAACTCTTTTTTTCTTCAACAAGGCTATTCCAGCTACCACATACTGAACATCTTCCTGACCATGTAGGAAAAGTTGCACCACACTCATTACATACGTAAATAGTTCTCTTCTTTGCCATTTGCTATCCTGTTAAATGGATTTAACAGGAATTTAACATAAATCATTTTTTAAATAAAGCAACACTCAGTATTCAATCAGGTCTTCTTTCATGTTGAGAATTTTTATTCTTGGTTCTGAAGATATAAATTCTTTGATAGCCCAGTTTAATTTATGAAGTTCCCTTTCTGGTTTTGGACGTTTGAATAGGGATAGAATCGTGCTTTTGTTTATAAGTTTATATCCTGTGAGAATTCTCCAGGCAAGCATACTTTCTCCTATATCCTGGGCATCCTTCCATATACTATAGATTTTAATATAAAGCTCCATATCCTCTTTAGGAATAGTCAGCTGCCAACTGAACTCTTTTTTTTCAAGTTTTGGTGAAAATCCCTTCCTGGATAAACCTACCATCAGCCAGTTTGCAACACTTCTTCCAAGTGTGCCATCTGTAGTTTCTTCATCCCAGACATTGAACCTGTCTGATTCAATTAAGATTTCCATAATCTCCCCCAATTAATAATGTATCAATATTAATTATATAAGTATAACTCACTCTGAGAATTTTTGTGCTTCTTTTTTTGCTATTTTATCGCAGAGCTCGTTTTCTGTATGTCCTGCGTGCGCTTTAATCCAGATTGGATTAACCTTATGTTTTTGTAATAAGTTATAAATCTCCTCCCACATTTCTCTATGGGCAATTTCTTTTTTGGAAGCGTTTCTCCAGTTATTTTTCTGCCAGTTATAAATCCATTCTGATATAGCTTTAACTACATATTGGGAATCGGAATATAAATCAACCTCACAGGGTTCTTTCAGGGCTTTTAGACCTTCTAAAACGGCTTTTATTTCCATCTCATTGTTGGTTGTTTCTGCTTTACCACCTTTCAGGATTTTTTCATGTTCATTATATCTAAGGAGAGCACACCATCCACCGGGGCCAGGATTTCCAAGGGATGAACCATCTGTAAAAATCTGAACTTTTTTCATTTTCACCATCCTATTATTTCAAATGTTACAGGTAATTCCACGGTTAAATCACCTTTTGGTGGTTTTTTCCCATATTTTTTTGCAAATAGGGGGACATATTTTTTAATTATTTTAACTGCTCCTTTATCAAGAACACTGTAGTTACTGCTTTCTACTATTTTTATTGAATTTTCATCAACTGAACCGTCTGCCTTTATTGTAAATCTGACAATCAGAGAACCTTCTATTCTTAATCGTTTTGCCATTGGTGGATACAAATCTTTCCTTCTTGCCAGCTCATTAAGATATTCTTCAAGGGCTCTTATGTATGCTTGTATATTCTCATCTGTTTTTTTCTTTTCTTTTTTCTCTTCTTCTCCATGTTGATATATAAGCTCTTTTCCTTTTAGAGAAGAAAGATTAAAGTTTTGATTCTGGGAAACATTTTTGTTTTGTTCTGTTGTGTCTTTTGTTTCAGTTTTAGGTTGCTGTTCTACAGGCTGAATTATTTCTTTTTTTGGAGGTTGAGGCTGTGGTTGAGGTTTTTCTACAGGTTTAGGCTGTGGTTTTGGTTTGGTTTTGGGTTTCTTTACAGGTTTTGGACGGGGTTTGGGTTTTATCGGTTTAGGCTTATGTTTTATAGGTTTTGGTTTTTTAGGTTTAGGTTTCACAGGCTTAGGCTTTGGTTTCGGTGGCTTAGGTTTCGGTTTAGGTGCTGGGTTAATTACTTTTTTCTTATGCTGTCCTATCGGGATTTTCTTTTTCGGTTTTGGAACAGCATTTTTTTTCTTTTCAGGCTTCAAAATGTTTATGTAAACAATCTTTTCTTTCTTTTCTGGTTTTTCCGGAGATTTTATATTTGCAAGAACAAGAAATACAATACCGTGAAGAATAATAGATAAACCGAGTCCTATTAATAAAATTTTTGTATCACTGATTTTTTTCAATTTAGTTTTGAGGTTTCTATACTATATTTTTCAAGGCCTAAATCACGACAAGTGTCTATAACAGATACAACCTTCTGGAAAGGTGTATCACGGTCAGCCCTGAGAACAATAACAGGTTTTTTACCTTTTATAAAATTTGATAATTCTTGTTTTAGTTCAGATAACTTTACAGGTTTTTTGTCTATAAAAATTGTTCCGTCTTTTTTTATGGTTATTATGATTTTTTTCTCTGTTACTTCCTTCGCTTCTGAAGTTTTTGCCTGGGGTAGATTAAGGGGTATTTTACCTTCAACTATAAATGTGGCTGTTGCCAAAAAAATAATTAAAACAACCAGTATGATATCTACAAAGGGAGTCATATTTATTTGGGATATTTCTTTGTCTTCATCATCTATAAGTTTCATTATTCCTCCAATTCAAGATTTAAATTTTTTTTATATTCATAAATAAGCAGTATTTTCTTTACCCTTCTTACAAAATAGTTGTAAGCAATAACAGAAGGAATAGCAACAAATAATCCTAAAGCAGTAGCTACAAGAGCTTCTGATATACCGGCCATCACAACTCTTACACCAAATTCAGATGCACGTCCAAGGTCATGGAAAGCCTGGATAATTCCAAGAACTGTTCCAAATAGGCCTATAAATGGAGCATTATTCCCAAATGTGGCAAGAATTCCCAGTCTTTTTTCAAGGGAAAGTTTAAGGGTAATTGGGTCATAATCCATCATATTTTTCTCTATTTTTGGAATCACAATTAGCCTTTCAATCACCACAGCAACACCGATAATACTCATTAAGATTAAAAGATACAGGACAGGTGCTTCACCGATTAAGGCCAGTTTAAGAAAAAACTCTGTTATGTTCACACTCTTCTCCATATTGGTTTCGTAATATAATAATTCTAATATAAATTTCAATCGGTGAAAAAAATGGAAAAATTTACTGTTATAGCTGGTCCCTGTGTTATAGAAAATCAGGATATATGTTTCCAGGTTGCAGAGGTTTTAAAAAACCTTCAGGAAGAATATTCTGATATTAGATTTGTTTTTAAATCCTCATTTGATAAAGCAAATCGTTCAAGTATCCATTCTTTCCGTGGAAAAGGGATGGAGTATGGTCTTAAGGTTCTGGAAAGTGTAAAAAAAGAGTTTGGACTTCCGGTTTTAACAGATATCCATGAAAGTAATCAGGCAGATATAGTTGCTGAAGTCGTTGATATACTGCAAATACCTGCATTTCTATGCAGGCAAACAGACTTGTTGCTTGCTGCAGCTAAAACAGGTAAAGAAATAAATGTTAAAAAAGGACAATTTTTAGCCCCATGGGATACAAAAAATATTGCTGAAAAGCTGAGATTTGGCGGAGCAAAAAAGTTTTATCTTACAGAAAGAGGAGTCTCATTCGGGTATAACAATCTTGTGGTTGATTATAGAAGCTTGCCAATCATGAGACAATTTGCACCTGTTATATTTGATGCTACACATAGTGTTCAGCTTCCCGGTGGTCAGGGAACAGCTTCAGGGGGACAGAGGGAGTTTGTTTATCCACTGGTAAAAGCGGCAATTTCTGTTGGGGTTGATGGATTGTTTTTTGAAACACATCCTGACCCTGACAAAGCATTATCAGATGGTCCAAACCAGGTGCCCCTAAAGGATTTCCCAGATATGATAAAAAAACTCCTTAGTTTGAGGGAATTTCTAATTGAGAAAGATATTTAGTCTTCTATCAGTTGCTTTCATCGCAGGCTGTGGTGTGAAAGGGGGACCCTATCCACCATTTACAGACGCACCAGAAACCATTAGAAATGCATCTATAAAGCAGCAAGACCAACAGCTAATAGTCTACTGGAATTATATTCCCAAATATGCAGACGGAAGACCTATGAAAGAAGGTTTCAGATTTGAGATATATTCCTTTGACCATAGAATTATTAAAAAAATAAGCAAACATGGCAGTTTATATTGGTTCAGATATAGATTTTTAAGAGAAAATGAATACTGCTTTAGATTTAAGGTGATAACAGTAAAACAAGAGAGTAAATTTTCTAAATATTTTTGTTATATTCCCACGTTCAATTATCCCAAAGAACCTCCCAAATATAAATTAGATATAACACAGCAAGGAATAAAAATAAGTTGGGAAAACCCATCAACTATTGATATATACAAAATACCAAAACCTATTTATTATCCTAAACCTTATTTAGTTGTAAAAAACAAAACAGAATATCTTGATAGTAATGTAACCAATAACCGTAAATACTGCTATTATCTCACCATAGAAAACCAATCAGGTGTAGAAAGTGCTCCATCAGATATTAAATGTGTAACTTATAAAGACATATTCCCTCCTCTACCTCCACAAAATCCAAGAATAATAAAAAGAAAAAATACATATTATTTAATATGGTCTGATAGCCCATCCAAAGATGTAACAGGTTATCTTATTTTCATTAATGAAAAACAAATTACTCCAAAGCCTGTATACACTTACTCATTTATATTAAAAGGTTATAAAAAAGGAAATATTGTTAAAATAATAGCCGTTGATAGAGCAGGAAACAAAAGTAAACCTGCTATCGTAAAGTAGAGTAATGCACAATCTTTGCTTTGGAAGGTCTATACATAATATCAAGTAAAAACCAACCGGTGATAAAACCTCCTATATGAGCATACCATGCCACACCTCCCACATTTGGAGGAACTATCATTGCAAATAAAACCTGAATAAAAAACCAGTATCCTATAAAAAACCAGGCAGGTAAAACAAAGACAAAAAATATAAAAGGAGGAATTACAGTTAAAACTTTAGCTTCAGGATAAAGTTTTATATATGCAGCGAGAACTCCACTTATAGCACCGGAAGCACCTATCATTGGAATAAAATAACTACCAGCAGACAAGCTAACTATAGATTGAGTTAAAGCTGCACCAACACCAGATAAAAGATAAAAAACAATAAATTTAAATTTTCCGAGGGCGTCTTCAACATTATTACCGAAAATCCATAAAAAGAGCATATTCCCAAATAGATGTGCAAAACTTCCATGTAAAAACATAGAGGTAAAAATCTTATCAAATCTAAAATGAATTAGGTCAATTGGAAGTAATCCATATTGATGAATAAATAACTCAAACTTTTGAGGTGGTAAAGTAGCTTCATAAAGATAAATTCCTGTATTAAGGATAATAAGTAAAAGTGTAATTATTGGGAAAGTTCGGGTTGGAATATTATCTTTTATAGGAATCATAGCTTTCCTCGTTTTTTTAAAAAAATGATACCACATAAAATAAAAAAGGAGGCTCCATTGCAGAGCCTCAGAATTTTGGGGGAGGGAGGGGGGAGGTGATTATTAATATAAATCTTACATATTAATTTGTCAACTATTTTATTAAATTTTAAATTTTTATAGCACTATTGCTTTTTTTAGAGTAAGTAAAAACATACTTACGTTTATGCAAAGACTAATTGGAAGATTAACTAAGATATAAAGAAGAATTTAAGCTGAAAAAAGAGATTTAAAAGAAGGAATAAAAAAAGGGGCTTTAGAAGCCCCTTTTTTATTTAGATAAATGCCAAAATTTTAGCTTATTTACTGTCTCATTAACTCTCTAAGCCAAATATAGTGGTCTGCAGCTTCTGGTCCTTTTCCTACAACATCAAGCCATCCAAGGAAATCAGGTATCCAATCAAAAACGATATAAGCAACTGTAAAGAGAATATATCCAATCCAGAAAAGCATCCACCATGTAGGAACAGCATCTGTCATATATGTAATCTTATCTACCGCTTTTGTATTTTCTAAATGTGAAGCCATCAGTACTTACCTCCTTCTTTTTCTGCTTTTACTATCTCTTCTTCTAAATCTAAAATTTCGTATTTTGGCCCCTCTATATCCTTGAAGTCCCCTTTCATATAAGAGTAAATGAAAAGAGCTAACCATCCTGTAAGAGCAACAATGTAGGAGATAACTTCTACAAGGAAGCCCTTAAGCTCAGAACCTGACATACCTGCTTCAAGGTATGCAACTGTTCTTACGGCTATAATAGTTCCTACTACAAACAGAAATATAAACAGTATCAAAAGTGCTACGGTTTTTTGGCTTATTCTCATCTTTTTACCTCCATTTTCTCCATAATGGAGAATAATGGGGCGCATGCCCCATTATTTTGCAGCAGTTTCAATTCTAAATCCTTTAGGAGGTTTTACTTCCCAGCTTCCAAGCCACATTACATAAGTGAGAAGAGCAAAACCTCTTACGTTTGGAACAATTTTTCCGTTTTTATCCTTTTCAAAATACCATGTGTATCCAGGCATGTTACTAC
Protein-coding sequences here:
- the rnhA gene encoding ribonuclease HI; its protein translation is MKKVQIFTDGSSLGNPGPGGWCALLRYNEHEKILKGGKAETTNNEMEIKAVLEGLKALKEPCEVDLYSDSQYVVKAISEWIYNWQKNNWRNASKKEIAHREMWEEIYNLLQKHKVNPIWIKAHAGHTENELCDKIAKKEAQKFSE
- a CDS encoding energy transducer TonB; translation: MKKISDTKILLIGLGLSIILHGIVFLVLANIKSPEKPEKKEKIVYINILKPEKKKNAVPKPKKKIPIGQHKKKVINPAPKPKPKPPKPKPKPVKPKPKKPKPIKHKPKPIKPKPRPKPVKKPKTKPKPQPKPVEKPQPQPQPPKKEIIQPVEQQPKTETKDTTEQNKNVSQNQNFNLSSLKGKELIYQHGEEEKKEKKKTDENIQAYIRALEEYLNELARRKDLYPPMAKRLRIEGSLIVRFTIKADGSVDENSIKIVESSNYSVLDKGAVKIIKKYVPLFAKKYGKKPPKGDLTVELPVTFEIIGW
- a CDS encoding biopolymer transporter ExbD — translated: MKLIDDEDKEISQINMTPFVDIILVVLIIFLATATFIVEGKIPLNLPQAKTSEAKEVTEKKIIITIKKDGTIFIDKKPVKLSELKQELSNFIKGKKPVIVLRADRDTPFQKVVSVIDTCRDLGLEKYSIETSKLN
- a CDS encoding MotA/TolQ/ExbB proton channel family protein; this translates as MEKSVNITEFFLKLALIGEAPVLYLLILMSIIGVAVVIERLIVIPKIEKNMMDYDPITLKLSLEKRLGILATFGNNAPFIGLFGTVLGIIQAFHDLGRASEFGVRVVMAGISEALVATALGLFVAIPSVIAYNYFVRRVKKILLIYEYKKNLNLELEE
- the kdsA gene encoding 3-deoxy-8-phosphooctulonate synthase; this translates as MEKFTVIAGPCVIENQDICFQVAEVLKNLQEEYSDIRFVFKSSFDKANRSSIHSFRGKGMEYGLKVLESVKKEFGLPVLTDIHESNQADIVAEVVDILQIPAFLCRQTDLLLAAAKTGKEINVKKGQFLAPWDTKNIAEKLRFGGAKKFYLTERGVSFGYNNLVVDYRSLPIMRQFAPVIFDATHSVQLPGGQGTASGGQREFVYPLVKAAISVGVDGLFFETHPDPDKALSDGPNQVPLKDFPDMIKKLLSLREFLIEKDI
- a CDS encoding lipoprotein; translated protein: MRKIFSLLSVAFIAGCGVKGGPYPPFTDAPETIRNASIKQQDQQLIVYWNYIPKYADGRPMKEGFRFEIYSFDHRIIKKISKHGSLYWFRYRFLRENEYCFRFKVITVKQESKFSKYFCYIPTFNYPKEPPKYKLDITQQGIKISWENPSTIDIYKIPKPIYYPKPYLVVKNKTEYLDSNVTNNRKYCYYLTIENQSGVESAPSDIKCVTYKDIFPPLPPQNPRIIKRKNTYYLIWSDSPSKDVTGYLIFINEKQITPKPVYTYSFILKGYKKGNIVKIIAVDRAGNKSKPAIVK
- a CDS encoding rhomboid family intramembrane serine protease → MIPIKDNIPTRTFPIITLLLIILNTGIYLYEATLPPQKFELFIHQYGLLPIDLIHFRFDKIFTSMFLHGSFAHLFGNMLFLWIFGNNVEDALGKFKFIVFYLLSGVGAALTQSIVSLSAGSYFIPMIGASGAISGVLAAYIKLYPEAKVLTVIPPFIFFVFVLPAWFFIGYWFFIQVLFAMIVPPNVGGVAWYAHIGGFITGWFLLDIMYRPSKAKIVHYSTLR
- a CDS encoding cytochrome C oxidase subunit III, producing MASHLENTKAVDKITYMTDAVPTWWMLFWIGYILFTVAYIVFDWIPDFLGWLDVVGKGPEAADHYIWLRELMRQ